The DNA window AAAGTCGGTCAAGGAAATGTGCCGACGTTAAAACAAATGATGAATGAACGGTTGATCACCGTTCAGTGTCTTCTATTCGCTGTTGCCTTGGTGCTCGCCGCGGCGGCGCTGTTGTTTGCCAACACTCGGCTGTTTGCCGCTAGTCAAGCGCTATTTGCTGGACTCAGCGTCTTGTTCGCCGGCACGATTTTAGCGGTCTTGCGCAAATAACGACATTCGCCAGCGGCCCGGCGCCTCAGTGATGGCACTTTGGCAGCCAATCGTCTCATTCGCGAACCAATCCGGCAGCATGTCTTTTTCGCCAAGAACAAGCGTTGGAACACCGAGTCTTCCTAGCCTTTCGAAAATGACAATCAAGGAGGGAGTAAACATGGATATTCGTGAACTCGCCATTCAACAACTGAAAACGGTCATCGATCCGGAGCTCGGCATTAACGTGGTCGACTTAGGGCTGATTTACGACTTACACATTCAAGACGGCCAGATCGATGTGCTCATGACGCTCACCACCCCCGGCTGCCCGCTTCATGATTCAATTGCCGGTGGCGTCAAGCGGGCGTTGGAACAAATCGACGGCATCCGCGACGTGCGCGTCCAAGTGACATGGAATCCGCCCTGGACGCCGGAGCGGATGAGCGAAGAAGCGCTCCGGCAGCTTGGTCATTTTTCCTGAAACGGTCCACTTTTCCATCCCCTTTTAGCCGTTCGCCCGCGTTGGGCGGGCGGTTGTTTCATTGTCCTGCAACTGCTGAACACTCCCCTCCCTTTATTTTTGTATCATATAGAAAAATAGAAAAAACGAGAGCCATCGCTTGGCTATTTAAAGGAAAAACGAATCGAGGCCGCGAATCATACATCAAGAGGTGAGAGCGATGTTTGCCAAAATCGACGAGCTGAAACAACGGTTGGATGCGTTGCGCCCTTTGCCTCCAGGGTTGGTAAAAAACTTGCGGGAATCATTTCGGATCGAATGGACGTACCATTCTAACGCCATCGAAGGCAATACGTTAACCTTGCTGGAAACAAAGCTAGTCGTAGAAGAAGGGATTACCATTGGCGGGAAACAGCTTAAGGAACATTTGGAAGCTATTAACCATGCGGAGGCGATTGACTTTATTGAAGAGTTAGTCGCAAACAAAGAACATTTGACCGAGCACGTGTTGAAACAGGTCCATTATTTAGTATTAAAGAGCATTGACAATGAAAATGCCGGGAAATATCGAACATACAATGTGCGCATTTCCGGCAGCTCGTACACCCCCCCTCACTTTTTGCATGTCCAAGATGAAATGAATCGATTGTTTTCTTGGTATGAAACGAATCAACATGCTCTTCATCCAATCGAACTGGCGGCTCGTTTCCATTTTCAGCTCGTATACATTCATCCATTTGCCGACGGAAACGGACGAACCGCCCGCTTAATGATGAATTTCATTTTAATGCAGCATGGCTATCCGCCCGCTATTGTGAAAGCAAACCCAGAACAGCGCCGGAA is part of the Geobacillus sp. 46C-IIa genome and encodes:
- a CDS encoding metal-sulfur cluster assembly factor: MDIRELAIQQLKTVIDPELGINVVDLGLIYDLHIQDGQIDVLMTLTTPGCPLHDSIAGGVKRALEQIDGIRDVRVQVTWNPPWTPERMSEEALRQLGHFS
- a CDS encoding Fic family protein; this translates as MFAKIDELKQRLDALRPLPPGLVKNLRESFRIEWTYHSNAIEGNTLTLLETKLVVEEGITIGGKQLKEHLEAINHAEAIDFIEELVANKEHLTEHVLKQVHYLVLKSIDNENAGKYRTYNVRISGSSYTPPHFLHVQDEMNRLFSWYETNQHALHPIELAARFHFQLVYIHPFADGNGRTARLMMNFILMQHGYPPAIVKANPEQRRKYYEALEKASVEGEATPFIQLIAACVEESLRHYLYALGIEGE